A region from the Corallococcus soli genome encodes:
- a CDS encoding response regulator transcription factor — translation MKTVLVVDDELDIAEAVQAILEEEDYRVVLCGNGREALEKLTEVKPALAIIDVMMPVMNGYETIDAIRKDPGHTFPILVMSAIQPPKGKSAEQGWAGFLKKPFSLDDLLTAVARLTAS, via the coding sequence ATGAAGACCGTGCTCGTCGTGGACGATGAACTGGACATCGCGGAGGCCGTCCAGGCCATCCTCGAAGAGGAGGACTACCGGGTCGTGCTCTGCGGCAACGGCCGCGAGGCCCTGGAGAAGCTGACGGAGGTGAAGCCCGCCCTGGCCATCATCGACGTGATGATGCCGGTGATGAATGGCTATGAAACCATCGACGCCATCCGCAAGGACCCGGGCCACACCTTCCCCATCCTCGTGATGAGCGCCATCCAACCGCCGAAGGGCAAGTCCGCGGAGCAGGGCTGGGCCGGCTTCCTCAAGAAGCCCTTCTCGCTCGATGACCTGCTGACCGCCGTGGCGCGGCTGACGGCAAGCTAG
- a CDS encoding RAD55 family ATPase, whose translation MASKEDGISDVQAQEGRSPSKRLVTNVPRLDFITKGGLIQGSSYAIIGPPGSGKTVLANQIAFQHVRNGGKALYVTLLSESHGRMLENLSQMKFFDASAIPDRLQYLSAYRDLEKEGLKGLLDLVRKHAQPHGATLLIIDGMDAAKEFARSDLSFKRFLQDLQTFCSILGCTSLLLAPHHEGEIHPENTAVDGIFELSLWLHGPRAVRELIAIKFRGGPSLLGRHEVEISDEGMVIHPRTEVQFAHPAAEGREDRIRMPFGIPRLDDAMRGGLLSGSTSLLLGAPGTGKTLLGLRFLLEGARAGQPGFYFGFFETPPRLIEKALGTGMKDFKKYVDEGLIEIQWQPPLEHNLDALAERLLERIDARKVDRLRLFIDGVAGFRSAAVYPDRMGRFFSALTHQLRMMDVTTLYSDETPLFSPGVDMPQPEAASTVENVILLRYVELRSQLYRLLSIMKMRESAYDSSIREFSISEDGITVADTFESAESILTGHARMTSRGATAGLGPKSALDAPLGAKKAKAPKRKTPKAKAPKSKPRTGASRRGRA comes from the coding sequence GTGGCGAGCAAAGAGGACGGCATCAGCGACGTGCAGGCGCAGGAAGGCAGGAGCCCCTCGAAGCGGCTCGTGACCAACGTGCCCCGCCTGGACTTCATCACCAAGGGGGGCCTCATCCAGGGGTCGTCCTACGCCATCATCGGGCCGCCGGGCTCCGGCAAGACGGTGCTGGCCAACCAGATCGCCTTCCAGCACGTGCGCAACGGCGGCAAGGCGCTCTACGTGACGCTCCTGTCCGAGTCCCACGGGCGCATGCTGGAGAACCTGTCGCAGATGAAGTTCTTCGACGCCAGCGCCATCCCGGACCGGCTGCAGTACCTGAGCGCGTACCGCGACCTGGAGAAGGAGGGCCTCAAGGGCCTGCTGGACCTGGTGCGCAAGCACGCCCAGCCGCACGGCGCCACGCTGCTCATCATCGACGGCATGGACGCGGCCAAGGAGTTCGCCCGCTCGGACCTGAGCTTCAAGCGCTTCCTCCAGGACCTGCAGACCTTCTGCAGCATCCTGGGCTGCACCTCCCTGCTGCTCGCGCCGCACCACGAGGGGGAGATCCACCCGGAGAACACCGCGGTGGACGGCATCTTCGAGCTGTCCCTGTGGCTGCACGGGCCGCGCGCGGTGCGCGAGCTCATCGCCATCAAGTTCCGGGGCGGCCCTTCGCTGCTGGGCCGCCACGAGGTGGAGATCTCCGACGAGGGCATGGTCATCCACCCACGCACGGAGGTGCAGTTCGCGCACCCCGCCGCGGAGGGGCGCGAGGACCGCATCCGCATGCCCTTCGGCATCCCCCGCCTGGACGACGCGATGCGGGGCGGGCTGCTGTCCGGCTCCACCAGCCTGCTGCTGGGCGCACCCGGCACCGGCAAGACGCTGCTGGGCCTGCGCTTCCTGCTGGAGGGCGCGCGCGCGGGCCAGCCGGGCTTCTACTTCGGCTTCTTCGAAACGCCCCCCCGCCTCATCGAGAAGGCCCTGGGCACGGGCATGAAGGACTTCAAGAAGTACGTGGACGAAGGCCTCATCGAAATCCAGTGGCAGCCGCCCCTGGAGCACAACCTGGACGCGCTGGCGGAACGGCTGCTGGAGCGAATCGACGCGCGCAAGGTGGACCGGCTGCGCCTGTTCATCGACGGGGTGGCCGGCTTCCGCTCCGCCGCCGTGTACCCGGACCGCATGGGCCGCTTCTTCTCCGCGCTCACGCACCAGTTGCGCATGATGGACGTCACCACGCTGTATTCGGATGAGACGCCCCTGTTCAGCCCCGGCGTGGACATGCCCCAGCCGGAGGCCGCGTCCACCGTGGAGAACGTCATCCTGCTGCGCTACGTGGAGCTGCGCTCCCAGCTCTACCGGCTGCTCTCCATCATGAAGATGCGCGAGAGCGCCTATGACAGCAGCATCCGCGAGTTCTCCATCTCCGAGGACGGCATCACCGTCGCGGACACCTTCGAGAGCGCGGAGAGCATCCTCACCGGCCATGCGCGCATGACGTCCAGGGGCGCGACGGCGGGCCTGGGCCCCAAGTCCGCGCTCGATGCCCCCCTGGGCGCGAAGAAGGCGAAGGCCCCGAAAAGGAAGACCCCGAAGGCGAAGGCCCCGAAGTCCAAGCCGAGGACAGGCGCCTCCCGCCGGGGGCGCGCATGA
- a CDS encoding hybrid sensor histidine kinase/response regulator: MTTSDLHPESGARSRTTVLNVNDDAATLYLLSLTLKQGGYHVIEATCGQEALTLARGMPDLVLLDVHMPDIDGYEVCRRLRADEGTRDLLIAHLSSVSVRREDRVKGLAQGADAYWTRPLAEDELLANIEALLRLQARARDAVRARDRFLHIAAHELKTPMTVLRLNLERAVQLVVTDADGLVSTGPVEKRLTPAVRQLTRLQNLVDSLLDVSRLSTRDMELDVQTVDLSQLVREQVERLQPQARSARVTLGADLPEAPVVLFGDAQRLSQAVSHLLTNAIKFGEGQPAHARLEKQGDHAVLTVEDQGVGIAPEDHARIFRRFERVTTGERFDGLGLGLYLAQAIATAHDGTLSVKSALGQGARFELRLPLHLTRRY, from the coding sequence GTGACGACCTCCGACCTTCATCCAGAATCCGGCGCCCGCTCCAGGACCACCGTCCTCAACGTCAACGACGACGCGGCGACGCTGTACCTCTTGAGCCTCACGCTCAAGCAGGGCGGCTACCACGTCATTGAAGCCACCTGCGGCCAGGAGGCGCTGACGCTCGCGCGGGGGATGCCGGACCTGGTGCTGCTGGACGTGCACATGCCGGACATCGACGGCTATGAGGTGTGCCGCCGCCTGCGCGCCGACGAGGGCACCCGCGACCTGCTCATCGCGCACCTGTCCTCCGTGTCCGTCCGGCGCGAGGACCGGGTGAAGGGGCTGGCCCAGGGCGCGGACGCGTACTGGACCCGGCCCCTGGCGGAGGACGAGCTGCTGGCCAACATTGAAGCGCTGCTGCGCCTTCAAGCCCGCGCCCGGGACGCGGTGCGCGCGCGCGACCGGTTCCTGCACATCGCGGCGCACGAGCTGAAGACGCCCATGACGGTGCTGCGGCTCAACCTGGAGCGCGCCGTGCAGCTCGTGGTGACGGACGCGGACGGCCTGGTGTCCACCGGCCCGGTGGAGAAGCGGCTCACCCCCGCGGTGCGCCAGCTCACCCGGCTGCAGAACCTGGTGGACAGCCTGCTGGACGTGTCACGCCTGTCCACCCGGGACATGGAGCTGGACGTGCAGACCGTGGACCTGTCCCAACTGGTGCGCGAACAGGTGGAGCGGCTGCAGCCCCAGGCCCGCAGCGCGCGGGTGACCCTGGGCGCGGACCTGCCCGAAGCGCCCGTCGTGCTCTTCGGGGACGCCCAGCGGCTGTCGCAGGCCGTGTCCCACCTGCTGACGAACGCCATCAAGTTCGGCGAGGGCCAGCCCGCGCACGCGCGCCTGGAGAAGCAGGGCGACCACGCGGTGCTGACGGTGGAGGACCAGGGCGTGGGCATCGCGCCGGAGGACCACGCGCGCATCTTCCGCCGCTTCGAGCGCGTGACGACGGGCGAGCGCTTCGACGGCCTGGGCCTGGGCCTGTACCTGGCGCAGGCCATCGCCACCGCCCACGACGGCACCCTCAGCGTGAAGAGCGCCCTGGGCCAGGGCGCGCGCTTCGAGCTGCGGCTGCCCCTGCACCTGACCCGACGGTACTGA
- a CDS encoding alpha/beta fold hydrolase, which translates to MKGAAGELYVDDGGAGTGTPVVFVHSAAGSTEHWTAQLAHLRPHRRAVALDLRGHGRSTFTATGPFTIEQLAEDVGAVVDGLGLSRVVLVGHSLGGAVCAAWAGAHPERVAGLFLLDPASDGRSVPPEQARGMMDGLASEQWREVAGAYWQGMLTTSTPEVRERVLGQLGRTAHGAMHAAMGALLTFDPESALKRYPGPALSVITPLNESPGAYHVLVPGLPFKTVTGTGHWVQLDAPEQVNALLDAFLATVP; encoded by the coding sequence ATGAAGGGCGCGGCTGGAGAGCTGTACGTGGATGACGGTGGCGCGGGGACGGGGACGCCGGTGGTGTTCGTGCACTCGGCGGCCGGGAGCACGGAGCACTGGACGGCGCAGCTTGCGCACCTGCGCCCGCACCGCCGGGCGGTGGCCCTGGACCTGCGGGGGCACGGCCGGTCGACGTTCACGGCCACGGGCCCCTTCACCATCGAGCAGCTCGCGGAGGACGTGGGCGCGGTGGTGGACGGCCTGGGCCTGTCGCGCGTGGTGCTGGTGGGGCACAGCCTGGGTGGCGCGGTGTGCGCGGCCTGGGCGGGCGCGCACCCGGAGCGCGTCGCGGGCCTGTTCCTCCTGGACCCCGCCTCCGACGGGCGCTCCGTCCCGCCCGAGCAGGCCCGGGGGATGATGGACGGGCTGGCCTCAGAACAGTGGCGGGAGGTGGCGGGGGCGTACTGGCAGGGGATGCTGACGACCTCCACGCCGGAGGTGCGCGAGCGCGTGCTGGGGCAGCTGGGGCGCACCGCCCACGGCGCGATGCATGCCGCCATGGGCGCGCTGCTGACGTTCGACCCGGAGTCCGCGCTGAAGCGCTACCCCGGGCCGGCGCTGTCCGTCATCACGCCGCTCAATGAATCCCCCGGCGCGTACCACGTGCTCGTCCCGGGGCTGCCGTTCAAGACGGTGACGGGCACGGGGCACTGGGTGCAACTGGATGCGCCCGAGCAGGTGAACGCCCTGCTCGACGCGTTCCTCGCGACGGTGCCCTGA
- a CDS encoding RICIN domain-containing protein yields the protein MSSVPSRPWLSRVPLCGLLLTAATLVSPAASAANESVRVWLTTTSDSSLVKKLNAEANRTFGAESGTAPAIDVNDNTTYQTLDGFGGALTDSSAWLIYNSPHRTTIMNDLFSVGAGAGYSVIRLPMGASDFSRSNYTYDDTCCDLNDFSVGHDAAYILPLLQQARAINPEVKIFAVPWSAPAWMKFNNSLSGGGYLRNDLYGMYAQYFVRFTQAYNAYGVPIHAFSTQNEPHNANGSYPTMQMESNDQSIFTAQHLKPALNAAGFSGVKLLAWDHNWHDGSGPAGFPHEVMSYNGGQAQGAVAGAAYHCYESPEGSYTVQSDFRNAWPNKEVHFTECTGGFWATNAAANLEWALQNNLFGPLRHWARTSLYWNIALDPNHGPRVGGCADCRGMLTVNNANGTVTRNEEYYAWAHLAKVVRPGAVRVGATTLGNNNIETLAFRNPDGSHALIALNSNDGATLGFKVRWAGQAFEYSLPPRSVASFQWGGATGGPQGPWYRMVNKATGKCLDLVGPSAADGAGLHQWTCHTGASQQWALVATDSGYSRLVSRYSGKVLDVEGVSAADGARAQQWSWAGGANQQFKPVATSGGFSRFEARHSGKVLDVANCWNTGDGAALQQWVWANNDCQQFRLEAMP from the coding sequence CGCCGCCACGCTCGTGTCCCCCGCCGCGAGCGCGGCGAACGAATCCGTCCGGGTGTGGCTGACCACGACGTCGGACAGCAGCCTCGTGAAGAAGCTCAACGCGGAGGCGAACCGGACGTTCGGCGCGGAGAGCGGCACGGCGCCGGCCATCGACGTGAACGACAACACGACGTACCAGACGCTGGACGGGTTTGGCGGCGCGCTGACGGATTCGTCCGCGTGGCTCATCTACAACTCGCCCCACCGCACGACCATCATGAACGACCTGTTCAGCGTGGGCGCGGGCGCCGGCTACAGCGTCATCCGCCTGCCCATGGGCGCGTCGGACTTCTCCCGCAGCAACTACACCTACGACGACACCTGCTGTGACCTGAACGACTTCTCCGTCGGGCACGACGCGGCGTACATCCTGCCGCTGCTCCAGCAGGCGCGCGCCATCAACCCGGAGGTGAAGATCTTCGCGGTGCCGTGGAGCGCGCCCGCGTGGATGAAGTTCAACAACTCGCTCTCCGGCGGCGGCTACCTGCGCAACGACCTGTACGGCATGTACGCCCAGTACTTCGTGCGCTTCACGCAGGCGTACAACGCGTACGGCGTTCCCATCCACGCGTTCAGCACCCAGAACGAGCCGCACAACGCCAACGGCAGCTACCCGACGATGCAGATGGAGTCCAACGACCAGTCCATCTTCACCGCCCAGCACCTGAAGCCCGCGCTCAACGCCGCGGGCTTCAGCGGCGTGAAGCTGCTGGCGTGGGACCACAACTGGCACGACGGCTCCGGCCCCGCGGGCTTCCCGCACGAGGTGATGTCCTACAACGGCGGGCAGGCGCAGGGCGCCGTCGCGGGCGCGGCGTACCACTGCTACGAGAGCCCCGAGGGCAGCTACACCGTGCAGAGCGACTTCCGGAACGCCTGGCCCAACAAGGAGGTGCACTTCACCGAGTGCACCGGCGGGTTCTGGGCGACGAACGCCGCGGCCAACCTGGAGTGGGCGCTGCAGAACAACCTCTTCGGCCCGCTGCGCCACTGGGCGCGCACGTCGCTGTACTGGAACATCGCGTTGGATCCGAACCACGGGCCGCGCGTGGGCGGCTGCGCGGACTGCCGCGGCATGCTCACCGTGAACAACGCCAACGGCACCGTCACCCGCAACGAGGAGTACTACGCGTGGGCGCACCTGGCGAAGGTGGTGCGGCCGGGCGCGGTGCGCGTGGGCGCGACGACGCTGGGCAACAACAACATTGAAACGCTCGCCTTCCGCAACCCGGACGGCTCGCACGCGCTCATCGCGCTGAACTCCAACGACGGCGCGACGCTCGGCTTCAAGGTCCGCTGGGCCGGGCAGGCCTTTGAGTACTCGCTGCCGCCGCGCTCGGTGGCGTCCTTCCAGTGGGGCGGCGCGACGGGCGGCCCGCAGGGCCCGTGGTACCGGATGGTCAACAAGGCCACCGGCAAGTGCCTGGACCTGGTGGGCCCCTCCGCGGCGGATGGCGCCGGGCTGCACCAGTGGACGTGCCACACGGGCGCAAGCCAGCAGTGGGCGCTGGTCGCCACGGACAGCGGCTACTCGCGGCTCGTGTCGCGCTACAGCGGCAAGGTGCTGGACGTGGAAGGCGTGAGCGCCGCGGACGGCGCGCGCGCGCAGCAGTGGTCGTGGGCGGGCGGGGCCAACCAGCAGTTCAAGCCGGTGGCCACCTCCGGGGGCTTCTCCCGCTTCGAGGCCCGCCACAGCGGCAAGGTGCTGGACGTGGCCAACTGCTGGAACACGGGCGACGGGGCCGCGCTCCAGCAGTGGGTCTGGGCCAACAACGACTGCCAGCAGTTCCGCCTGGAAGCCATGCCCTGA